Part of the Citrus sinensis cultivar Valencia sweet orange chromosome 2, DVS_A1.0, whole genome shotgun sequence genome, TGATTATAATCTTTAACAATCCTTGTTACAAAATTCTTGACAGTTTCGTTGAATGTGGCTGAAAATAGAAGAACCTgcaagaaaaatgtaaatgagAAGAAAGTATGCAACTACTGTCTCTAAAGTTTGACAAGTAAACTATAAAATCAGGGCAGTGCATCCAATAccaattttttagtatttatcTTGTCCACCATGATACTTCCCTTACTGGGAATATTTGACCACTATTAACACGAATATGACTTTCAAGTACACAAATAGTACCGAATCATTAACACTCTCCGTCCATGTcacaaaagattacaaaaggGAACTACAATGTTGTTTTGAATATTGCACTTCAGCAAAAACAATGACAATCTTGCATATTCAACCAAAATTATAATCCCAACACAAGTTAGAAACGCAAGCACATCCAGCATACAGATATAAGCTAAAAGTTCAAAGTAATCTTGCTAGTTTCACACCCTCTCTCAGCTAAGAGCATATTACCGCAGAGTAGTTAGACATACCTGGCAATGACCACTGCTTCTTTCAATGTCCTTCATAATCCTCAAAGAATCATCTCTAAAGCCAGCCTGtataattcatatatttatgagCACCCAATGACCAAGAGCCTCTCTCCAAgtaaaaaagggggggggggggggggggggggggggtggttCCCTGAATCTTCCCCCAAATATTAAGCCATCAATAAACATTTCCACAATAAAAAGCACCAAAGAGTTTCAATAAAAGTAGCTCTTTCAAATCAACACTGAACTGAACCCTCTTACACAACTAACAGAACACAACACTCCCTTGGGGTTCATTCAAATTAACACTTAAAACAACCTAGCAGGAAactccaataatttttttctggcAACAAGAGTAACTACTAAATCATCTTGACATTGTTCTTTGATAAGAATAATGTACacataatttcatcaaaaaacTGCAGTACCATAATctgcttaataaaattacctCATCAAGCATGTGATCGGCCTCATCATACACAAGAATTTTCAAACGACTGAAACCCAATTTCTTTGCTGACATCCATTTCTTAATGGTACCAGGAGTGCCAATCACTACTTGTGCTGTAACTGGTGGCCTTTTTGATATTGGCACATAATTGGTGCTGTCTGTTGGCACAGCACATTCTGAAGTTATCCCTGTGTGCTTCCCCATCTTACGAAGAACCTCCAAATTCTGCAACATTTATATACTGTCCCTTAGTTGCCTCATTCTtagtaaaaattcaaataagatgcaaatgaaatcaaattttcaaacatgAATAGTTAGTAAAAAGGCTGCTAACACATTTAccaaaggggggaaaaaaaaaagaggggaAATTTAACCTGAATTGCCAATTCTCTGGTAGGACAAATGCAAAGTGCTTGTGGAGCCTTGAGGTTTGGATCAACACGGCTCAACATCCCAAGCACAAAACAAGTCGTCTTGCCAGAACCATTACGTGCCTGAGCAATCAAATTTCTGTAGGGAGGAGTCAAGATCATAGGCAAACTGATGGCTTGAATCTTGCTAGGCTTCTGGAATTTCATTTCCACGTATAATCCCTTTAGGAGCTCTGGTGAGAGATTCAAATCTTCAAATGTAGTTGCGGAGGTATAAGGTGTATCACCAGTCGTAACCTAAATCAGATAAgagtaaataaacaaataaacctCTCTGTACAACACATTGCTCGAAACTTTATCATCTCATCAGATGCAATATGACAGTTGCATCTATCAAACAAAGGAATCTGAGATCAGTAACGATACAAACCCACTTGCCCCATAAAACCAGCCTAGCCCAAAGGTTTCATAATACGTATCCCTTGAAGACCTACATTTTAAGTTTGCACTTCACTACCATAAGACTTTTTAAATCCCCTCTTTCCATATACTCAGCATTGAGAGTTCCAATACCCGACTTGTAAGGGAAACGAACACAGCAAGATTCAAATTTTCACTCAATGAAGGATTTAAGggatataacaaaaaattgtcTGGACACTCAAAATTTCTCTTACATAACAAATCCTTATTATATAACAGCATCAATAGTTTTAATCATAATCTATTTAAACTAATTTAGCAATAATTAATATCCTAAGATCCTAAAATTTTCCACAgccaaatagaaataaataaaatatttaattaaattgttttttttaataacaatagcTACAATTAGAGGAAGAGACTCGTACGGTTTTGATGCTAGAGTCTTCAGCTTCGTCAAGGAACTTGTTGACTTTCTTGCTCTCATCAATAGTCAAACCCTCGACGTCCAGTTCCGCCGTTGATTTATCCTCAGATGTGTTAGCggtttgctgctgctgctgctgcttccGCTCCTCTTTCTccttctcctcctcctcctccgcTACGTCGCCCCACGATCGCTTCGGCTCCGTTGATGGCAACGGCTCTAACGTGGCAGGAGCTGCTGGGTTTTCGGTTGCGTCGGCCATATTTGGCGTTGTGTGATGGGATTTGGTCGAAGGATTTTCACTGTCAGCGagattcttcttttttttttttttccccccgcTTTACTAAAGAGAAATAGTGTGTGCGAGTTTATTTATAGGAGTAGTTCTTTTCTTGCTAAGTCGGTAAGGGGATCGTAGAGTCGACgctaatgatttttattgaaaagtgGGGATTATAATTACATATAGGTCCCCAGACTATTAGGAAATAACCAATCCGGAACAAAATTCGTATCTTTTGCACATTATCCTTGAAGAGTAATATTAAAGTCTAAAgccacaaattatttttgtacaaattaaatgaaaatatggaaaaaaaaaaacgagtGGGTAGTTtgtataaaaatgatttttagtTGTATATTACTTATAATTGAAAGTTGAGGAAAACAAATCTAATAAAAGAAGTATAAATATTGTTTGGTTCCTAAAATTTGAGATAAtgacataattaatattttttattttaaaaaattatccaaaaaatattaattacagATAGATTTTCGTTATTAATTAGATCAAATAATTGTATGTTTTGACTTTCGAATAAAATTACGGATCCTAACTCCTAATGCAactattttcaaaaacaaaagtaagcTGCATTcttgttttgtaattttaattaaattaggggTCCTAGTGCCATTTGGACATTTGCTCGGttattctgaaaaaaaaaaaaaaattgttaggaAAAAATAGTTCTGGAAAAGCGAAAGAGTGGGCTTGCCTAAAAGCCTCAGCCCCATTATAAAGCCCATAAGGAGGGAGACGAAAACGAGCCTTGGAGCCCTgttttagaaataataaaaaattatttataaagtgtTGCACGTGGGAAATTACTATGCATTTTTGTGACAACTGACAGGAGCACCTAACctcaatttcatatttaatttctcCAACCCGCATTGTATACttaactataaaatttaaaaacaaaagttgagGTACCATTAACAGACATTGAAAATGGATGtaatattttcatcttttattaaatgatgATTATGTCTTCAGAAATTCGAGGTGtgtttaatttaatctttaactttgataaaatgaaaatgaacatTTGGATTAAGCTCAACTCAACCTGACGCAACATGAATAATGTCTAAATTgagttgaattttttcttaatcattATCTTTTATAAGTTAGGCGAGTTGAGTGTTATCGAAGTTACGCACACTTTGTTATAGTGcatatgaatatatataagaaaaaaaatgcttttgaaattttttttttaaaaaaagatactAAGTGAAGTGTTTTCTCCCCGGAAAGCATACAACACTttagaatcaaataaaattacttttcaattctttaaatccataaaaagataaaaagatttGATATTGCAGCATATATATTAAAGGATGTATTCTTGACCTACGCGTACTGTTGTTGACCAAATTCAATTACGATTAATCCTCCATTCGCCATCAACATAATTatattctcttctttttttaatttaataattttgtttctaatttcATGGGAATTGAcgaaaaaaacttaaaacaaattttggcATTTAATTGATATTGAGATCATGAAATGCACCGCATTGAACGTTCAtcaacatttgaaattttgaaatctgAAGGAATGGTGATAATTTAGATTGATAAACTgcataattaatcatttttttttctagcaATCATTAGATTTCTTTTAAGTTCAGATGCCTACATCAGAAAACTGaccatctttctttttcttgtttacttAGCtttgaaaactaaaaaatgaatcttaaaagttcaaaaaaaaaaaaaaatcttaaactaCATCtgttttttctcatttttctcattaatcaaaagacccaaaaaaatgtattcagaagatttacaaaaaaaaaaaaaattagaataggGTTTTGGGATAAGCCTGGTTTAAATACTCTCTccactaataaaaaattttctcaataaaaacttttttttaatatgaaaaaaggaaaaatcaattcatcataACACACCCCAACTACTATAATATTTtaccaatactcataattatTAGGCATGTTATTtatctatatttttcaatacgGGTTGggccatttttatttataattctgaaaatataaacctaaacccatatatatatatatatatatatattataattaatatataatttaaagttaaaataaccTCATTggttgttatatatatttcgTTTGCATAAAATCAAacttttatcttcattttacTCGAAAGAAACTTTGAATCGAATAGTTAATGTAATCAAAGTAAACTCTTAATACATATACTATCATTGAGTTCGGCTATTTAAACACATGATGTTGATATAAGCTATATGtgaatatttaaaagtaaaaacgTAAAAGACTTCATTTTTAACGTGCAATGGTACATTGTCACTTGACAGGTGAATCCGTCTCCAAAGTCACGTGAATTCAAGAAAAACAtggaaatttaaattgatataaACTGATTGATACGATTAACTTCGACATCACCATAGTTATTCTACTAGTCTTGACAATATCATTACAATCCTTATtttgtaacaaaaaaaaaaaaaaattgtttcaacaCTTTTGATAACGAACCACATAAATACGGAGagtgaatttattttattaatgaattttaagGTAGTGACATCGATCCTGATATTAAATCTctcaaaacatatataatagaAATACAACTTACATAATATTTATGGCTTATCGACGTGGGATAATATTATACTCGCCGTCGTGTACATTATAATGCGTGACAAGAGAtgtaaattatcattttattaataaagatGTGAAACCACAACATTATactattattgtaaaaatggtaaaagcttgtttagtccttatattatgaggttagtgtccatttagtccctgtatttttaaaaacaccttaAAACGTCCctgctactaaatattgacacttatgccattattttttattatttttaacttgcttttacaatattacatttttacaataatgtttcttttttggatattaataaaaaattaaattatcaaattaaactcaaaaataaaataaaaacaaaaaatgtatatattaatttttgtggaagctcacgtatgtctaaaaaattaatatcgtaaaaaattacattatcatttttttagaaaaattaatattttaattcaagagtgtgttccacaaaaattaatatatattttttattttattttattttattttttggtgttaaactggtaatttatttttttctttttaataatgtctaaaaaaattattataatagggttatttttttctttttaaaaatgtctaaaaaattattataatagggcaatattataaaaataagttaaaaggaacaaaagataatgacaaaagtgtcaataatttaatgatagggatggtttgaggtatttttaaaaatataaaaactaaacggacactaactttaaaatatatggattaaacgagcttttacccaTGTAAAAATTAACACCCATCTTATGGCACACTGTAATTGatattaaatatctaaaaagatataaaaaagaaaatgaaacttttataatatttatgactTACCAATGAGGGTTCATATTATACTTGCCGTCGTGTACATTATAATGTACGACGGGACGcgtattatcattttattaacgGAGTTGAGAGACCACAGTAGAAGACCACTGCTGAAAAAATTAACGGGTATCTCATCTCACACTGTAACATAACGGCCCGGATTGACCAAATTGTGCTTGTGGATATCACGAAGAAACCTTTACAAAAATCTAAACAATTGGGATTAATTGGGTCCCACAAAAACCAACCATGATCAATCAAGCTTCGCTGACTATGATGCACCCcttttaaatcataatttaacggtgatcttaaattgaaattttcttcCACTCAAATTGGTCCCACTTAAAATTCGAACCACGATGAATCGACCTGTGACGTGCATCATCTAACAGGCTGTGATCTTAGATCAGAATTTGCTTGGCGTTTACAAGGGCCAATTAGTAATTTAAGTCCAACTGTGTTTTATCGTTTAGGTacctattttttattttttttccctaaatagagtaaataatttatctatttatattaaataagcctataaatctattaaaatgattGAAATACTATTTTACTCTTTGACAATGATTATAAAgctcatatttatttattcttagtAAATACATTGTTTTCTATTATTCTTATCCAATCAATACTTTTATGCCAAATTAGTTTCTActttctataaataaaaatgaagaattactaaaaaaattaaattcatgtcATTGTAACATAATTCGAGAATCTACTGATACTCAAactctttaattaataatgaatcattatcttattttaattttttctaaaagacaaaatcattttttcactATTGTTATTTAGTGACAATTAGTggacttatttaatataaatagaaaaattgtggTGCTTATTCatgaaaagataaagaatCAGGGACTAAAACGATAATCTCCCAAACAAAGTTCCGGGGTTTAAACTGAAGTCCAAAACAGATCAGACCCGAACCGCCAAGCGAAATAAAAATCGAAAAGAGGCGAAACAGAGCCACGGCGCTCTCGAGTCTTGACTCTCTTGCTCCCTCGTTCCctataaatataaacataaatctcaaaaattataaaaaaaaaaagaagaagcataAAACTGAAAACATAAACACAACAACAACGAACGgaataaaagcaaaaagaacCCAATCAAAACGGCAAGGCCGAAACCCTAAAACGATAACTACGAAAACAAAACGAGAAAATAAAACGTAggcagggaaaaaaaaaaaggaagataaCAATCTAATGATTATAATGAATCGATGATGACATGAGCGTAGGCGTAGTAATATGAGTTATTAGCTTCTCTATTTCATGGCCAGAGAACGCCACGGAACGACCtcgcagcagcagcaacagtGGGGCACGTTAGAGGAGTTGTTGCTAGCGTGCGCCGTAAACCGCCACGGGACCAGGAGTTGGGACTCGATCGCTATGGAAGTTCAGAACCGAAGTTCGGCTCTCTCGTCGCTCACTCCGCAGAGCTGTAGGGACAAGTTCAATGAGATTAGACGGCGGTTCACGGTGAAAAACGGCGCCGAATCGACGAGTTTGGTCCCGTTGGTTGACCAGCTCAGACAGATTCGTGTCCAAGAGCTCCGCGCCGAGGTTCAACGACGCGACGTTTCGATCGTGTAAACttgctgtttttttttatttgagatCTGAGACTGAGGGATTTTGCTTTATGTGATGAGATCTGTGAAACGACGGCGACGTTTTCGTGTTTTGCAGGTCATTGGAATTGaaggtgaagagattggaagAGGAGAGGGAGAAGAGCATGAAGCCGGAGGCAGATCTGGAGAGCGACAGAAAAGCCATGCCGGAGATCGAAGCCGCCGTCGACGGCGACGGCGACTCGAACCGATCCTTCAACGAGTCCAATTCCACTACCCAAAAGGCCGAAACGacaaacaagaaacaaaacgACGACGCGGAAGGGGAGGAAGAGAAAGAGCAGAAAATGAAACCCGAACCggatgttgaaaatgatccgGTCCAAAACAGAACCGAAAGTGGACCGGACCGGGAGGATCGAGACTGGTCATCCAACggtaaattaaatgaaaatggaaatgGAACTGGAAATGTTAAAGAAGAAACCGACGAAGATAATGATAAAACTGCGTCGGAGGGGAAAGTGGAAAGCGTTAAGAATAAAACGAGTGCAGTCGGTGGACTCAGTGAGTCGAACGAGTTGTGGGACGAGTCGAAAAGGGAGGGAAAGCAGAGCAGCGATGTACAAAGCTCAGCTAGTTTGTCGAGGAACAAACGTCGTCGTAGTGGCGAGGAGCCCTATGACGAGGAGGTTTCT contains:
- the LOC102609367 gene encoding DEAD-box ATP-dependent RNA helicase 38 isoform X2; the protein is MADATENPAAPATLEPLPSTEPKRSWGDVAEEEEEKEKEERKQQQQQQTANTSEDKSTAELDVEGLTIDESKKVNKFLDEAEDSSIKTVTTGDTPYTSATTFEDLNLSPELLKGLYVEMKFQKPSKIQAISLPMILTPPYRNLIAQARNGSGKTTCFVLGMLSRVDPNLKAPQALCICPTRELAIQNLEVLRKMGKHTGITSECAVPTDSTNYVPISKRPPVTAQVVIGTPGTIKKWMSAKKLGFSRLKILVYDEADHMLDEAGFRDDSLRIMKDIERSSGHCQVLLFSATFNETVKNFVTRIVKDYNQLFVKKEELSLESVKQYKVYCPDELAKVMVIRDRIFELGEKMGQTIIFVRTKNSASALHKALKDFGYEVTTIMGATIQEERDKIVKEFKDGLTQVLISTDVLARGFDQQQVNLIVNYDPPVKHGKHLEPDCEVYLHRIGRAGRFGRKGVVFNLLMDGDDMIIMEKIERYFDIKVTEVRNSDEDFKAALKAAGLL
- the LOC102609367 gene encoding DEAD-box ATP-dependent RNA helicase 38 isoform X1, with protein sequence MADATENPAAPATLEPLPSTEPKRSWGDVAEEEEEKEKEERKQQQQQQTANTSEDKSTAELDVEGLTIDESKKVNKFLDEAEDSSIKTVTTGDTPYTSATTFEDLNLSPELLKGLYVEMKFQKPSKIQAISLPMILTPPYRNLIAQARNGSGKTTCFVLGMLSRVDPNLKAPQALCICPTRELAIQNLEVLRKMGKHTGITSECAVPTDSTNYVPISKRPPVTAQVVIGTPGTIKKWMSAKKLGFSRLKILVYDEADHMLDEAGFRDDSLRIMKDIERSSGHCQVLLFSATFNETVKNFVTRIVKDYNQLFVKKEELSLESVKQYKVYCPDELAKVMVIRDRIFELGEKMGQTIIFVRTKNSASALHKALKDFGYEVTTIMGATIQEERDKIVKEFKDGLTQVLISTDVLARGFDQQQVNLIVNYDPPVKHGKHLEPDCEVYLHRIGRAGRFGRKGVVFNLLMDGDDMIIMEKIERYFDIKVTEVILRVRNSDEDFKAALKAAGLL